A window of the Thalassospira indica genome harbors these coding sequences:
- a CDS encoding Hsp20 family protein — protein sequence MSRISMFNSPLLLGFDQIERVLDQVSKTKAEGYPPYNIEQIGENKLRITVAVAGFAEEDLSVTTEDNQLIIRGKHTDDDSERVYIHRGIASRQFQRSFVLAEGIEVVGAHLDNGLLHVDLNRPLPEPVVREIAIGSNKKKAVPSKTIDMNVEDEDSNADQIDSKA from the coding sequence ATGTCACGAATTTCAATGTTCAACAGCCCGTTGCTTTTGGGTTTTGACCAGATCGAACGCGTTCTTGATCAGGTCTCGAAAACCAAGGCCGAGGGCTATCCGCCCTATAACATCGAACAGATTGGTGAAAACAAACTGCGAATTACCGTCGCAGTTGCCGGATTTGCCGAGGAAGACCTGTCGGTAACCACTGAAGACAACCAGCTGATCATTCGCGGCAAACATACCGATGATGACAGCGAACGTGTTTATATTCATCGTGGCATTGCGTCACGACAGTTCCAGCGCTCCTTCGTTCTTGCCGAAGGCATCGAAGTCGTCGGTGCGCATCTGGATAATGGTCTGCTGCATGTTGACCTGAACAGACCCTTGCCGGAACCGGTCGTTCGTGAAATCGCGATTGGCTCGAACAAGAAAAAAGCTGTGCCGTCAAAAACCATCGACATGAATGTCGAGGACGAGGACAGCAATGCTGATCAAATAGACAGCAAAGCCTAA
- a CDS encoding MBL fold metallo-hydrolase, whose protein sequence is MNSDHLRIDVLGVGEAFDPNFENSSVVVSAGDFRLLIDCGATAAGRLMAKFPDPDAIDAIYFTHMHPDHVFGLVPVMLNWRDDGRSKPLRILCSPQLRTHLEKLMELGFTGLGSAWPFTIIWHSIAETNTIGPFECRFARSDHSVQNHAILLRYADKGFAYSGDGNVTAETAALFTGADLVFQETYLIKHDPQHAAHCDLETVLKLASDMPGARFWLYHIKRNVRAEMAQMIRGNEQVRIAAPGEVIEIR, encoded by the coding sequence ATGAACAGCGATCATCTGCGCATTGATGTTCTTGGTGTGGGCGAGGCCTTCGATCCGAACTTTGAAAATTCGTCGGTCGTGGTGTCTGCGGGCGATTTTCGTCTCTTGATCGATTGCGGGGCAACGGCGGCCGGGCGGCTGATGGCCAAGTTTCCCGATCCCGACGCGATTGATGCGATCTATTTCACCCACATGCATCCCGATCATGTGTTCGGTCTTGTACCGGTCATGCTGAACTGGCGCGATGACGGTCGTTCAAAGCCGTTGCGCATTTTGTGCAGCCCGCAATTACGCACGCACCTTGAAAAACTGATGGAACTCGGCTTTACCGGGCTTGGGTCAGCCTGGCCGTTTACCATCATCTGGCATTCGATTGCCGAGACAAATACAATTGGTCCGTTTGAATGCCGTTTCGCACGGTCCGATCACAGTGTGCAGAATCACGCGATCCTGTTGCGCTACGCGGACAAGGGATTTGCCTATTCCGGTGATGGCAACGTAACAGCAGAAACCGCCGCCCTGTTTACGGGTGCGGATCTGGTGTTTCAGGAAACCTATCTGATCAAGCATGACCCGCAGCATGCAGCCCACTGTGATCTGGAAACGGTTTTGAAACTGGCCTCTGACATGCCCGGCGCGCGATTCTGGCTTTATCACATTAAACGCAATGTCCGTGCGGAAATGGCCCAGATGATCAGGGGAAATGAACAGGTCCGTATCGCGGCACCCGGCGAAGTGATTGAAATCCGCTGA
- a CDS encoding adenylate/guanylate cyclase domain-containing protein, translating into MIQNLRLYSGLTMFAYVLTHLLNHTAGIVSPELMEKAGEYTTEVWQFPPLEILLVLSLITHFLLATARLTSRRTLRLRKSEWAQMILGLCIPFLLFRHIIATRVIDLGFDVDSPFERVLLDLAVFIPHQGILQAITVIVVWAHGCIGIHFWLRVKPFYPKWRNTLGTLAILIPTLSLAGYSAAAAEVIRRAEEGGRKYVFGVIDAANVNQDAITFYENAILPFTILSIALALAPFGVRQIRQTFDRVKRGPMLSLPNGRFVRVPPGATALEALRDAGVPMASVCGGHGRCTTCRIHCGSGSDHLAPPGDIEAAALKSIQAPKGMRLACQIRPHNDLAVAPLLPPNATARDGRRPGGLSGSERQVVCIFIDLRDSTKLGESKMPYDVLFILNQFFAEMTEALRGTGGYYAQFTGDGLMALYGHESDDTERTILQAFEGAAEMLRRIEGLNLHLKSELPHALRIGIGIHMGKAIVGEMGPPGRENISAIGDTINTTARLEAQTKGHGVPLVISKTLFDHGPIPLPENAVMHEVALRGKDQSVAYYALETMPDLTQTKN; encoded by the coding sequence ATGATCCAGAATCTGCGGCTGTATTCCGGCCTGACCATGTTTGCCTATGTGCTGACGCATTTGCTGAACCATACAGCAGGCATCGTTTCACCGGAACTGATGGAAAAGGCCGGCGAATACACCACGGAAGTCTGGCAGTTTCCACCGCTTGAGATCCTGTTGGTGTTGTCACTGATAACGCACTTTTTGTTGGCAACCGCACGCCTGACCAGCCGCCGCACCTTGCGCCTGCGCAAATCGGAATGGGCACAGATGATCCTTGGACTGTGCATTCCGTTCCTGCTGTTTAGACACATCATCGCGACCCGGGTTATCGATCTGGGCTTTGATGTTGATTCACCGTTTGAGCGCGTTCTTCTGGATCTGGCCGTGTTTATTCCGCATCAGGGCATCTTGCAGGCGATTACGGTGATTGTTGTCTGGGCGCATGGCTGCATCGGCATTCATTTCTGGCTGCGGGTCAAACCGTTCTATCCGAAATGGCGCAATACGCTTGGCACGCTGGCCATTCTGATCCCGACACTTTCGCTTGCCGGTTACTCAGCCGCAGCGGCCGAAGTGATCCGCCGCGCAGAGGAAGGCGGACGCAAGTATGTGTTTGGGGTGATTGATGCCGCCAATGTCAATCAGGACGCCATCACCTTCTATGAAAACGCCATTTTGCCCTTCACGATCCTGAGTATCGCCCTTGCGCTGGCACCATTTGGTGTGCGCCAGATCCGACAGACCTTTGATCGGGTCAAGCGCGGCCCGATGCTGAGCCTGCCAAACGGGCGTTTCGTGCGTGTACCGCCCGGTGCCACAGCGCTTGAGGCGCTGCGCGATGCCGGTGTTCCGATGGCATCGGTTTGTGGTGGACACGGGCGCTGCACGACATGCCGTATTCATTGTGGATCAGGTAGTGATCACCTCGCCCCTCCCGGCGATATTGAGGCCGCGGCACTCAAAAGCATTCAGGCCCCCAAGGGCATGCGCCTTGCCTGTCAGATCAGACCGCATAATGATCTGGCGGTCGCCCCGCTTTTGCCGCCCAACGCAACCGCGCGTGACGGCCGGCGTCCTGGCGGACTTTCGGGCAGTGAAAGACAGGTTGTTTGCATCTTTATCGACTTGCGCGATTCAACCAAGCTTGGCGAAAGCAAGATGCCCTACGACGTGCTTTTCATACTCAACCAGTTCTTTGCCGAGATGACCGAGGCATTGCGCGGCACAGGTGGTTATTACGCCCAGTTTACCGGCGATGGCCTGATGGCGCTTTATGGCCATGAAAGTGATGACACCGAACGCACCATCCTGCAGGCCTTTGAGGGAGCCGCCGAGATGCTGCGCCGGATTGAAGGCCTTAACCTGCATCTTAAATCGGAACTTCCACATGCGTTGCGCATCGGAATTGGCATCCATATGGGCAAGGCAATCGTTGGGGAAATGGGCCCGCCCGGCCGGGAAAACATCAGTGCAATCGGCGATACGATCAACACCACCGCCCGCCTTGAAGCCCAGACCAAGGGGCATGGGGTACCGTTGGTGATTTCCAAGACGCTGTTTGATCACGGGCCGATTCCCTTGCCGGAAAACGCCGTGATGCACGAGGTGGCGCTCCGCGGTAAGGATCAGTCGGTTGCCTATTATGCGCTTGAAACGATGCCAGATCTGACACAAACCAAGAATTAG
- a CDS encoding methyl-accepting chemotaxis protein encodes MFGSNAGDKEKAQIYEALNRSMAVIEFNMDGTIVRANENFLETMGYELDEIVGQHHRMFMPSDFNKAEYEAFWEELRSGKFVSGAMARRKKNGQMIWLEASYNPILDRNGKPKKVVKLASDITERRVERAMWQSVFRAIEKSQATIEFELDGTIISANQMFLDVMGYTLDEIKGKHHSIFVEPSYRDSKEYKDFWKALNAGEFNSGEFKRLGKGGKEVWISASYNPVLDPVGRPFKVVKFATDITAQTKLLLDLKKIIDTNFSEIDGNLGELNSSADQSVSMSEETSNTVQTVSASAEQMASSIAEISQSMSQSRSETERAFAETVTANDSTQRMAQVVDAMGNIVEVIRNIAGQINLLALNATIESARAGDAGKGFAVVANEVKNLANQAAKATEDISEEISGIQAISGEVVGALETIQRAVQTVRDGVTSISSAVEEQSAVTNGVTNNMRIMASSVEGLTSNLETIRISTSRVADSVRKTREAASVLAK; translated from the coding sequence ATGTTTGGCAGCAATGCTGGTGATAAAGAAAAAGCCCAGATTTACGAGGCATTGAATCGGTCCATGGCTGTTATTGAGTTCAACATGGACGGGACCATCGTCAGGGCCAATGAGAACTTTCTAGAGACGATGGGATATGAGCTTGATGAAATTGTAGGCCAGCATCACCGTATGTTTATGCCGTCGGATTTTAACAAGGCGGAATATGAAGCGTTCTGGGAAGAGCTTCGTTCTGGCAAGTTCGTTTCTGGCGCAATGGCCAGAAGGAAAAAAAATGGCCAGATGATTTGGCTTGAAGCAAGCTACAACCCAATTCTCGATCGCAATGGCAAACCCAAGAAAGTCGTCAAACTCGCTTCTGACATCACAGAGCGTCGTGTCGAACGCGCAATGTGGCAAAGTGTCTTTCGCGCCATCGAGAAATCACAGGCGACGATCGAGTTTGAGCTTGATGGCACCATTATTTCCGCAAACCAGATGTTTTTGGATGTGATGGGCTACACGCTTGACGAAATCAAAGGCAAGCATCACAGCATTTTTGTCGAACCTTCTTATCGGGACTCCAAAGAATACAAGGATTTTTGGAAAGCCCTGAATGCCGGTGAATTCAACTCTGGCGAGTTTAAACGCCTGGGCAAAGGCGGCAAGGAAGTATGGATCTCCGCTTCCTACAATCCTGTTCTTGATCCGGTGGGGCGTCCTTTCAAGGTCGTGAAGTTTGCAACCGACATTACCGCACAAACCAAGCTTTTGCTGGATCTGAAAAAGATCATCGATACGAACTTCAGCGAAATCGACGGCAACCTGGGTGAGCTCAACAGTTCCGCTGACCAGAGTGTTTCGATGTCTGAAGAAACATCAAACACGGTCCAGACAGTCTCTGCCAGTGCCGAACAGATGGCGTCTTCCATCGCTGAGATTTCACAAAGCATGAGCCAGTCGCGCTCGGAGACAGAACGGGCTTTTGCCGAAACGGTTACGGCCAATGACTCTACCCAGCGCATGGCGCAGGTTGTTGATGCCATGGGCAATATTGTTGAAGTCATCCGCAATATTGCCGGGCAGATCAATCTGCTGGCACTGAATGCAACAATTGAAAGTGCGCGTGCTGGTGATGCGGGCAAAGGTTTTGCCGTTGTTGCCAACGAGGTCAAAAACCTCGCCAATCAAGCAGCCAAGGCGACAGAGGATATATCCGAAGAGATTTCAGGCATTCAGGCTATTTCGGGCGAGGTTGTCGGTGCGCTTGAAACCATTCAAAGGGCGGTTCAAACGGTACGTGACGGCGTAACCAGTATTTCGTCCGCCGTCGAAGAGCAAAGTGCCGTCACCAACGGTGTGACCAATAATATGCGCATCATGGCGTCGTCTGTGGAAGGCTTGACCAGTAATCTGGAAACCATTCGGATTTCAACATCCCGCGTGGCTGATTCAGTCAGAAAGACCCGCGAAGCAGCATCTGTTCTTGCCAAATAA
- a CDS encoding methyl-accepting chemotaxis protein, with protein sequence MGIGFFKGESEARNEQQVTAALGRSMARIEFNAEGKILSLNENFEKTMGYKASDLIGKHHALFVPEELISSADYKNFWKRLASGEFLTGAFPRKRRDGSLIWLEATYNPILDAKGNVTKVVKFATDITERRNERALLQSVFDAISTSQAVIEFNLDGTILTANENFLSVLGYSLDEIKGKHHSMFLPEDQKNSSEYRAFWQSLNQGKFQAGQFARVGKNGKKVWIEATYNPVLDAVGKPIKVIKFATDITEKTKLLIDLKKMIDGNFTEIDNNITELNTRTVQSVDASTNTMELTRNVAASTEQMAASIAEISQSMAQSQGATERAYEQTNTANEMTQRMTGVVDEMGNIVEVIRNIAGQINLLALNATIESARAGEAGKGFAVVANEVKNLANQAARATEDITQEITGIQEISAEVAGALETIRGSVETVRNDVTNISSAVTEQTAVTENVSTSVRDMARSVENMSDNLAAIRTTTDTVASSVQRTREAAEVLTR encoded by the coding sequence GTGGGTATTGGATTTTTTAAGGGTGAGTCCGAGGCGCGTAATGAACAACAAGTCACCGCTGCGCTCGGTCGCTCAATGGCACGCATCGAATTCAACGCGGAAGGCAAGATCCTCTCGCTGAATGAAAACTTCGAAAAGACGATGGGCTACAAGGCCAGCGATCTTATTGGCAAGCATCACGCATTGTTTGTCCCCGAAGAGCTTATCAGTTCGGCAGATTACAAAAATTTCTGGAAGAGACTGGCGTCAGGCGAGTTTCTGACCGGGGCCTTCCCGCGCAAACGTCGTGACGGATCGTTGATTTGGCTTGAAGCCACTTACAACCCGATCCTCGACGCGAAAGGCAATGTGACCAAAGTCGTGAAGTTTGCGACCGACATTACCGAACGTCGTAACGAACGTGCGTTGCTGCAAAGCGTGTTTGATGCGATCAGCACCTCGCAGGCGGTAATCGAGTTCAATCTCGATGGCACGATTCTGACCGCCAATGAAAACTTCCTGTCTGTGCTGGGCTACAGCCTTGATGAAATCAAGGGCAAGCATCACAGCATGTTCTTGCCGGAAGATCAGAAAAATTCGTCAGAGTACCGGGCTTTTTGGCAAAGCCTGAACCAGGGAAAATTCCAGGCTGGTCAGTTCGCCCGCGTGGGCAAGAACGGCAAGAAAGTCTGGATTGAAGCGACCTATAACCCGGTTCTTGATGCTGTTGGCAAACCGATCAAGGTGATCAAGTTTGCCACCGATATCACCGAAAAAACCAAGCTTCTGATCGACCTTAAAAAAATGATCGACGGTAACTTTACCGAGATCGACAACAATATCACCGAGCTTAACACGCGCACGGTTCAAAGCGTTGATGCGTCGACCAACACGATGGAACTGACCCGCAACGTTGCGGCCAGCACCGAGCAGATGGCCGCCTCGATTGCCGAGATTTCCCAAAGCATGGCCCAGTCACAGGGCGCAACCGAGCGCGCCTACGAGCAGACCAACACCGCCAACGAAATGACCCAGCGCATGACGGGCGTGGTTGACGAGATGGGTAATATCGTTGAAGTCATTCGCAACATTGCCGGGCAGATCAACCTGCTGGCACTAAACGCGACGATTGAAAGTGCCCGTGCCGGTGAAGCTGGCAAAGGGTTTGCCGTTGTTGCCAACGAGGTCAAGAACCTTGCCAATCAGGCGGCGCGTGCCACCGAAGACATTACCCAGGAAATTACCGGTATTCAGGAAATTTCCGCCGAGGTCGCAGGTGCTTTGGAGACCATCCGTGGTTCGGTTGAAACCGTCCGTAACGATGTCACCAACATCTCTTCGGCGGTGACAGAGCAAACAGCGGTTACCGAAAATGTCAGCACCAGCGTGCGCGACATGGCCCGGTCTGTCGAAAACATGTCAGATAACCTTGCTGCCATTCGCACGACGACCGATACGGTCGCATCCTCTGTACAGCGCACGCGCGAAGCGGCCGAAGTGCTGACACGCTAA
- a CDS encoding YcgN family cysteine cluster protein has translation MDKKDRVALPPEPFWETKTLAEMTQAEWESLCDGCGKCCLHKLQDEEDDFVYYTSVACRLLDCHTCRCKDYPNRTQHVPDCVQLSKENVETLSWMPSTCAYRLMAEGKPLPDWHPLKTGVADSAIMAGMSVRGMAIPEDEAHPDLTRYIVKWPA, from the coding sequence ATGGATAAAAAAGACCGCGTCGCATTGCCACCTGAACCGTTCTGGGAAACCAAGACTCTTGCTGAAATGACGCAAGCGGAGTGGGAATCCCTTTGTGACGGCTGTGGAAAATGTTGCCTGCACAAGCTGCAGGACGAAGAAGACGATTTTGTCTATTACACCTCGGTCGCGTGTCGCCTGCTTGATTGTCATACGTGCCGCTGCAAGGATTACCCCAATCGGACCCAGCATGTTCCCGATTGTGTGCAGCTTTCCAAGGAAAATGTCGAAACCCTGTCCTGGATGCCATCCACCTGTGCCTATCGCCTGATGGCAGAAGGAAAACCACTACCCGACTGGCATCCGCTTAAGACAGGTGTCGCAGACTCGGCCATTATGGCAGGCATGTCCGTGCGTGGTATGGCCATCCCCGAAGACGAAGCCCATCCTGATCTGACACGCTATATCGTGAAGTGGCCTGCCTGA
- a CDS encoding DUF1150 family protein, translated as MTNRPNNHDTESDQRIGQDTGLLSNGDFALLGIHDFAYVRPVPNTENDSDELVYGVFTADGTHIASFENHAVADAAIRQHDMEPRAVH; from the coding sequence ATGACAAATCGACCAAATAACCACGATACCGAAAGCGATCAGCGGATCGGCCAGGATACCGGTCTTCTGTCAAATGGTGACTTCGCCCTGTTGGGTATTCATGATTTTGCCTATGTGCGTCCGGTTCCCAATACAGAGAATGACAGTGACGAACTGGTCTATGGCGTCTTCACCGCCGACGGCACCCACATCGCGTCGTTCGAAAACCATGCCGTCGCGGATGCGGCCATCCGCCAGCACGACATGGAACCACGCGCGGTTCACTAA